The proteins below come from a single Rosa rugosa chromosome 2, drRosRugo1.1, whole genome shotgun sequence genomic window:
- the LOC133732032 gene encoding uncharacterized protein LOC133732032 has protein sequence MAIEEVSADSTHTSATNSSQHKGRSSSNDHGPIAPEKLDNTNFISWSKHAKLNITGRGKLGYLTGKKKAPSEEDEEGYEIWVEEDSLVQAWLFNSMHKDVRGNYESLETAKEIWDAVNTTFSVAEHNRLQKMMSDTKYEGSAMVAQYQPPHVRSFQSSSSSSSWKAPSPGPMKCTH, from the coding sequence ATGGCCATCGAGGAAGTATCTGCTGATTCAACCCACACATCGGCAACCAACTCTTCTCAACATAAAGGGCGATCATCATCCAATGATCATGGTCCTATTGCTCCAGAAAAATTGGACAACACCAATTTTATTTCCTGGTCTAAACATGCGAAGTTGAACATCACCGGCCGAGGTAAACTTGGCTACCTCACCGGCAAGAAGAAAGCGCCATctgaagaagatgaggagggGTATGAAATTTGGGTCGAAGAAGACAGTCTTGTTCAAGCATGGCTCTTCAACTCCATGCACAAGGATGTCAGAGGAAATTATGAAAGTTTGGAAACAGCTAAAGAAATTTGGGATGCTGTCAATACTACTTTTTCAGTAGCTGAGCATAATAGACTCCAAAAGATGATGTCTGATACAAAGTACGAAGGCTCTGCCATGGTTGCTCAGTACCAACCACCACATGTCCGTAGCTTCcagtcatcttcatcatcatcatcttggaAAGCACCCTCTCCAGGACCCATGAAATGCACTCATTGA
- the LOC133732470 gene encoding uncharacterized protein LOC133732470 produces MAIEEVSADSTHTSATNSSQHKGRSSSNDHGPIAPEKLDNTNFFSWSKHAKLNITGRGKLGYLTGKKKAPSEEDEEGYEIWVEEDSLVQAWLFNSMHKDVRGNYESLETAKEIWDAVNTTFSVAEHNRLQKMMSDTKYEGSAMVAQYQPPHVRSFQSSSSSSSWKAPSPGPMKCTH; encoded by the coding sequence ATGGCCATCGAGGAAGTATCTGCTGATTCAACCCACACATCGGCAACCAACTCTTCTCAACATAAAGGGCGATCATCATCCAATGATCATGGTCCTATTGCTCCAGAAAAATTGGACAACACCAATTTTTTTTCCTGGTCTAAACATGCGAAGTTGAACATCACCGGCCGAGGTAAACTTGGCTACCTCACCGGCAAGAAGAAAGCGCCATctgaagaagatgaggagggGTATGAAATTTGGGTCGAAGAAGACAGTCTTGTTCAAGCATGGCTCTTCAACTCCATGCACAAGGATGTCAGAGGAAATTATGAAAGTTTGGAAACAGCTAAAGAAATTTGGGATGCTGTCAATACTACTTTTTCAGTAGCTGAGCATAATAGACTCCAAAAGATGATGTCTGATACAAAGTACGAAGGCTCTGCCATGGTTGCTCAGTACCAACCACCACATGTCCGTAGCTTCcagtcatcttcatcatcatcatcttggaAAGCACCCTCTCCAGGACCCATGAAATGCACTCATTGA